The genomic stretch CTACACATGATAATAAACCAAATACCTTTTGATTTCTGGACTGTTGGTCGGAGGAAATGTACCATTTGAAGATGTAACCCTGAGCTCTCAGAAACTACACAGGGCATTTTTCACTATGTTGTGAAATCTAATTGAAAAATGATTTGGGAAAATAGTGGACAGCCCTAATGAAGAGTCTGTTTTCGGTGTGTCCTTAGTTGCTCGTTGACATCTGATGAGGTCAGAAAGTTGTACTGGAAAGGAGGAGCAGAGGCCCATGAGTCCACAGATATCGTGTTCCTCAGCAGAACAGTGAGTAATCTAAAGTTACAGAAGGGCTGCAccaatatggagaaaataataaataataataattatcagtaatgtggatatactGACTAAATGGGTAAAGGGAATTAATACAAAAGCTACAACAGTCTGTTAAGTTTAGAAATTTACATCAccttactgtaatgcagcctttaaaaccaggaaaaaacaacacttaCAGTATCAatttattgcccagccctaagcTACATATTGTCTGAACAGCAACTCATGAATGAGCTTCCTTGTTTTGACAGTTGCATTAGAAAGAAAGCACAGTGATCATAACACGATGTTGATACACAAGTCTGCATTTTGTTGTCCCTGACATTTGTAGGAGGTGTTGCAGCTGGACAGGAACAGCCCTCTGTGGTCGGAGCTGTGTCCTTCAGCTAAAGGAGCCGTGCTGCTGTATCAGACAGTGAAGCCTGACGGAGAGCGAGGACACGACACTCAGCTGGTCGCATCAGGAGATGTGTCCAGATgatcaaaaatacacaaagaaaCCTTTTCATTTACTGTAATCACTCCCTGACCAATACTGGTGTTAACACTGTGCAAAACactgtatttttcattatttgtacactgtgcagtaaaaacatgtttaaaatttaaaaatattttttagaatAAAAACCCTCAAAGTGACCTGGTTAAAATTATTAAATACTACAACTCTGATTTTCTTTGATTCGTCAAAGCAGCAAGTGCAACACATCCTGTGGTCTGTAATTCTCTGTCTCTAGTAGGGCTGGACGATTATGGCAAAAATagtaatcacgattatttttgattgatattGAAATCGCGATTAATAAACACGATTATAAGTTGGTGGTGTTGCCTTGGGGGGCGGACACCACAGCGTGACAAACATTGCAAACAATTTCTTTTTCCTCGACGTCCGTCAACTTGAAGCCAAAATGTTTCCAGATGACTGAAGTTGTCCTACCTTTCTCCTCAACCAAAGGCTGCCTTTCTGCCATGTTCTTAATCGCTCGCTCCACATAGTATTGATCCACACACGTCACacgcttgctgctgctgcacgtaACACAGGCGCATTCACGGTGCTTTTCCAGCACAGGAACTTACATACACGCCGTGCGGCGCATTAATCGCTTTTCTTCGATTATGTTTTTACGATCATGAGAAGCCAAAATTGAAATCATGATTAAAATTCGATTAATCGTCCAGCCCTAGTCTCTAGTCTATTATATCACTTGCTGAtgtaattatcttttttttttaagacatcaTTAGAATGATTGtccttgtaaacaaacacagtgcagcggcatctctttcttcttcctccatgTTTCTTCAGCAGTAACCTTCGTATCCGCTGTAACCGACGTCTCTGTAGTAGTAGCCCTGGTCCTGATAAGGCACACTCCACTGAAATGTAAATGACACAAAAGGACAATGAGGTTTGGCTTACTCTGGCTACGTGGCTGTAGCTGTGTTAGTTATGATCTGTGAGCGGTTTAAAAAGCAGACAAGTGCTGAATGTGGATGTGACAGCTCTGTCGAAACAAGCTCAGGTTCATCCCAAACACAGTTGGTGTATAATGAAGAGGAAATGGTAATTAAGATTATTAGTGTGTTAGATTGAGACAGCAGTGAGAATTGGTCCGACAATACAtctataatttatttttcttctgacCTAATTATAGCCTCAGATGAGTGAGCAGTTTCTCTGCCAACATCACAAACTGATCTCATGTCCTCCCCACTGGTATATtgattaaaccagtggttctcaaatggtgcgCTGTAGCACACTGGTGTGCTGTGATGCCAATtcaggtgtgccgtgggattttgtgataataagcacacattattattgcagtattcaactgggcctgataaagaggcaaactagctaaaaaaaaaagtaattttaattaattaacatttacggggaacctatttgtcgccATTCAAGCGTGGGAattgtgtgtgacacatcaaaagccctgactGGCATACTTGTTCACTGTCACTCTCACTGGAGCACCTGAATAGAACAGTCATCATTAGcattattagtaacacctgtgcctTCTCTGTGAGAGAGGCCTGTATGAGACTGAATGTGCTGTAATTGTTAGTGcaatcactctgctgatggaaggttgagacagactcaagtcatcactgctgcactgttgcattttttctAGTTaccaaatatcttagtgttgtgatcgcTGTCATTTCCTGTGTCACAGTGTTAGTGTGATTGCATCTCTAATAAGATCGACCacaaacatcatccctgcaccaTCGAATCTGAAGCATtttatttactcactgtcatccagcgttTGGAGAATACTTGTCTTACCATCATTATTTCTCTGCTTAAGAACCTCTTCAGCCTCTTGAGAGTCCTCCTTCCcactcctaacagtttttcaccttgaGAGCTCTCTTCAGGGCtgagatgctttgtgaataacttatATCAACTTTACCAGGATCtagtcttaaagggatagtctgGTCTTTTTGAAATAGGGttgcagggtgtctacaggtgtcAAATACCTAAATTccatgctttttaagaccttttcatagtcttttttaaaaatcaaatttaagactgatttttggacaaatcatccttttctttttcaagcaTTGAAGGTAagtataaaaataagaaaatatatttgGTCCGGTGCAGAGATAGCTTTAAGGTATATGGTTATTAGACGAGAGTTGCTAACAGGTAAATGCAAGTATAAAGTGCAAGTTTTTATACCATCAGTGATGTGTACTTTCAGAgaggagcttgactcattttgaccaaaaaaaaaaaaaatatatatatataaaataatataaaaatataatataaaaatccttgaaattagatatttattagaatttttttgtggcaattaagacctaacaaattcaaatttaagtctatttaatgacatttaagacatttataaaattgaatttaagacattttaagaccttttagggacctgcagacaccctgggTTGTATAGCGTACTCATCCATAGTCAGtcttttacatacagtagatgtcagtcagcacagcCCAGTTCGGAGAAGCAGGCTGAAGTACGACATGAGAGCTAGTCAATTtattgctgtggaggggtcagcaacaaaacatattttagcctccTAAAAATACCTACCAGAGTTATATTTTTAGGAACTTTATAGAGAGTTGTCATTAAGAGCAACTCTTCATACTAGGAGGCTTTATGAATACAGCCCCAGGCGATTTTGTTGAACACAAACCTTTTAACCTTAAAGTGCATTTAAGATAAGGACAAAGCTAAAGCCCTAATAATGTCACAATGAGGTTTGTTGTGTGAGACTTAACAGCCGCATAACACTCACATATCTTGGCTGCTGCCTCCATGGCTGCACGTTGAATCTTGTGTCGCTCCATCCTACAAAGACCAAAAAGAAATCAACTAACATCTTAAAACATCAAGTCTTCCGACATGCTGCCCATCAGTTCTCTTTCTGACCGTTATGTCCACTCCACTGGATCCTATGTGAGGGTGGAGGGCCGTAAGGGTAGGGTCTTTTCTTGTGTAGTCTgggtttcttcttctcctgtttGGGGACCGGGGGCAGCAGTCTGCGAGCCTCATCTTTAAACTCCTGTAGGAGCATCTGTGCCTGTTCCTGAGGCAGCTCGACATactgcagctcctccagcacGTCGCTCTGCTGCTCTGGAAGAGTGTAGCTCACTGGAGACAAGAAGGGAAGTTTAAGTTGTAGAGGCATGACAGAATTTATGTGCAAGTGCCTCAGAGCACTAAGGTTTCCTCTTATCAATCATTACATGTTATACTTCCTGTAAAATGTGCACATGTCTGACCTTGGAGTTTGAGCAGGGCAGTCTCAGGGATCTGCTCCCCGTCACTGGTTTGGTGCTGGGACAATCGTCTTTTCCACACGTCCGCTGAGGGGAAGACCACCACCACCTGGCGCCTGAAGCCTGTGAACAGCTGCAGCTTGTAACGCCGTGCAGAGAAGAGGATGTTGCACTGGAAACAGAGAAATGACAAAGAGGACAtggcagagaggaggtggaatAAAACATCCAAGTGCTGTAACACCCCAGCATGTTTCAGCCTAAAGCCTAAAGCCTTTTGAGATGACACGCTATGATTCAAGcctctagctaatgttagctacataaacataaacttgAAGTAAGCTGTGAGCCTTAGGCTTTGCTAAACAGAAGGCTTAAATATTAGCTAAAAATTGATGTGTTACCTGGTCGAGGATATAGTTGCCAGGACTCTGAGCAGCAATCTTAATCAAATCAGTGAGACACTGAGAGGCCTGCTGCAGCCGGCTGTCCCTCTGTCCACCActctgcgcacacacacacacaggttgaaCATTTTGGATCAGTTGGTCAGAAAACTGAACATCATCTttgaatgtgaaaataaaacatgagagtGGAGACTGGAGGTTTGACTGACAATCATACATGCGAGCAGCTCCTCTGTGCCCAGCAGCCTGTACTGTTTCTCAGGATGCTTCTTCATCTGAGTCCTGGCCCAGTGACTCTTCCCAGAACCAGGAAGACCAACCATCAACAACACCTGGAGGGAAAAACATACAGATTAAAATGTAACAGCTACTTTTATATTCAGTCTGAAAATAACCAAATTAGCATATTACCATTACCAGGCAAATTCAGCTTTTCCATCACACACATTCCAATACTCTGGAAGGAAACCCAGCTGCTGACTCTCACCTCACACTGTGCTCTGGAGGTAGGAGGCGATGTTGTGCGCACCCTCTGCCCCGCAGGAAGAGCTGCCAGCGGTGTAAACCCTGGAGGGCCGGGGTACCAGGGAGAATTGTGAGCTGTGGGGTCCAGGAGGATTCTGACTGAGCAGCTCTTACAGAGGACGTGAGGGAACAAAGCACAACCGGAGGAGCTCAGTGAAAAAGCTTCACCCATGAAACGACCATTCTTATAGAAAGAGAGCTGAACAGCACCGTCTGTGGAGAAAGACTGTAGATgtgcaaacacaagcacacagttGGGAttataaaaagaaatgaaaaagttaAGATTCAACAGTTTCAATGACTGTGATAAGAGGAAGAATTGAAGATAACATATCACTCACAGCATAACAGCCAATGATATCCCCCTCTGAGAACGGTTCTCCAAACTCTTCCTCCTTCCCACCTGAGACTTTTTTACCGCGTCCATCATATGCAAAAGAAAATTCATCTTCACCTGgtatgagacagacagagagccagAGGGAGAAAGACGACAATGATCGTAACAGGACTGAACACATCTCCAGAGAAGGTGCTTCTGTTCTGATCACTTCTCCTAAAATGAATCTAATCCTCacccagcagcagagaggcaTCGGCCAAAGACCAGCCGACTCTCAGACCATGATGATCATCTTGTCCCTCCAGCTGTGTAGTCAACAACGTCCTCTCCAGCCTCACTTCAAAGCCCACCCTGCCCTGCAGCACCCCGTGGGTGAGCCTGCAGCCTGACCACAGCAAGGGGAACCGAGCCCAGAACCGTGGCTGGCCACATGCACCATCAGGACCCACCTCAAAGTGGAGGTGACTGTCATCTGTGCAACAACAAGGAACAACAGGGATACAAAAATGCTTCTGCACTGCTCTCATGACTTGTGACAGAATTAACCAATCATAGTTTAAAACACTGTAACTACATGAGGTTTGTTTCTACAGAGAGGTGATGCGTGTTGTCCAAAGACTTACATGGATTGAGTCTGACTttatcttcatcttcctcttctgcCTCCACTCTGTCCACTGGAGGTTCTGGTGATTTGGCTCTGGTTCAGAAGAGATAGAGACGCATGCTGCTTAATAAAACCCTCTCCATTAAAGAGCTTCCTCTTGTAGCCTCAGtcacctgtttttcttttgttctagACTATGTAAATTCTGTGATTATGTGATTTATGATCTTGACAAAAGGTCTGAGAACTGATATAAACATTTGCCATAGCAATATTTAGGGTCTCTTGatttttcataatttcattCTTCACAGTCAGACATATTGGTTTTTATCTCTCTTTTAGCAAGCACTTTACTTCTATTGAAGTTTCCTGAGGCTTCATCTATTTTCCTGCGGCTTAGAGATGTTACATCTTTTGTGAAGTTAGAAATGATAAGACTATGCTTAAAGGattcttatttttctctctttaactTTTTACACTTTCAATTTTCATACACGTTACAATAACAACTAGTACAAATGATATTTTCTATACAGAGACAATGTTTTGTTGTACTTGTCTGGTGGGTAGGGTCCCCCTGTGAGGCCATCTCAACATAAAAATGAGAGACTTACAATTTTATACTTATGCTTTTATTTagtattaatttatttagtATTTCCAACAAAAACGTTTATAAAATAGTACAGTACAAGTACCGCAACATTAGGGCTGCAATTggggattattttcattgttgaataATCTGTATATTATTTTCTCGATAAATCAATAAATTTTTTGGTCTctcaaatgtcagaaaatggtgaaaaacttCAATCCGTGCTTATGCCAAAGTCTCAGATGACGTCctaaaatgacttgttttgtccacatcCAAAGATAATCAATTTACTTGCATAGAGGAGTcgagaaaccagaaaatatgcacatttaagaagctggcaTCAAAGAATTTTGACTACCGATTTATCAATTATCAATttagttggtgattaatttaatggttgaaaattaatcaattaatcattgcagctctactCCAAATTGTACTTTCTACTTCTGCCCCACAtaaaactgatgaaaacacTTGACTAACAGTCTACCACctgttataaatgtttattccTAACATATAGGCCTACTTTAGGTTTATTAGTACTCTTAAAGTgtactttaaaggggaacaccacttAAAGttagaattccaatatgttatccTAATGGtctaggaaagttcaatcatATTTATGAACATGAGCGAACCTCtgtctcaaagccagaaaccagagaattAAGTCTCAAATTTGTGACGTCACTGGGCACTGGACCTGAGGGCCAGGGCCAGCTCCTTCTCACATCatatggttttttttaaaagaaagtcataaaaatgagacaaacaacTGTTTCAACTTTCAGTGAAACGTTTTCAACTCTCTACTGTTCTTCAGTTCAAGTTGGGGCCCATGCTGTTGAGTTTACACGTCTTTGCTGTGGCCATTTTTTCTCACTGGCAGGAAATGTGCGCTGTAAGGTAACTGTTTGTGGTTTGCTTGTTAACCATCTGTTTATGATAACACATTAGTTCCCCCTGTGTAGTTCCTACTAAGCGAAATAATGTCTACAAAGTTTGTAGACATTCGCTTAGTAGGACCTCTGCAGGAGGAACTAAGTGGCAGCATTATCATACAGTCTGTAGTGCAAACTGTATGATAATGCTGCCACTGTAAGGTGaacagaaataaattaaaagtgatcttgatTGACTGACCAATACTGCATGGCAGGCCACATAAACATAGTATattttgaaattattattattatttttggcatttaaaatgaaaatgcacaGGCCACAATTGGCCCTCGAGCCAGACTTTGACATGcctgtcatagggtataaagtctggagctgctccatagacaattaATGGGAGACtgactttgtttgttttcattttatacccaaatgagctttactATATTATACTTATCATACTGTTACACTTAAGAAAATCTCTATGGATGCTATCAGTAATTTATAACATCTTTTTCAATTAACTGTCcctggagcagctccagattttaTTGTTTACTACACTTTTtgactgtcttagaccacaggaataacatgtatgagttttgaaaatgggcgtTATTCCTCCTTTAAGTGTGAATGAATCTGAAGCTAAATGTCTCTTTGCAACACCACTAACTAAACTACTACCTCTTGTATCGTATCTCCTCTTTGAACTCGTAGAAAGCTCTTCCTCTGCCCATCTCCTCTGATGACACAGCCCTCCTGTCCTCTCCAGGATCCTCTGCACCTCCCTGCTGCACTAtaccctctccctcctcctcttggTACACTGGTACAGTCTCTGAAACACACTCAGAAACCTGTTGTAGTGTTGAAACAAACTCAGAGCTGTGTTGTAGTGTTGTCAGACCGGGGTCAGTCTGTGTGGAGGTGTCTGTGTACTCTCGGGTACAGTCCGGTTTACATTGCTCAGTAACACCGTCTCGTGTTGGAGGTGAAGAGGGTGGAGCACAGACCTCCACTGTCTCCGTCGCTATTGAAGGTGTCAGTGAGCTGTCACTTTGTAGTTTCACCTCTTCATCATCACCGTCTTTCCCGTTTTGCTCAGCCTCTAACGCGGACCACAGCCTGCCCAGCAGCTCAGCCTTCAGACCCTTACTGTCCAACCCCAGTTCTTTCAGTCTGGACCGCAGCTCCGCTACTTTGAGCTTTTTAATGTCCGTTAGCTTCATTGTTACCGTGTGAGGACAGATTTAAGTGTCTTATTACTCGAGTTGTGACAAAAAGCAAACTTAAAGTAAACTGTTGAAAAAGAGCAGCGGTTGGGATCAAAACATCGGTTCAATATGGAGCCCTggtttctgattggctgttttctTCTTCGTCCTTCAAATATTCGGCAGATGCGACACTCAAATTTACTCTCTGCTGCCACCACATGCTTAGAAACGGCACTACACTTGGTGGTCTAACATGGGTGATCCACATTGTTTATGCTTTATCCATCTTTTCTCTGCTATCCACAACAACCAATTACACTGTTCAACAGTGGTGGAAATATTTAGATcccttacttaagtaaaattacTAATACcactccactacaagtaaaacACCACTTCAAAACCCTACTTAAGTAAGTAAGTACTGCTGCAGATGCTTTATGTTGTTCTCATGTTGACTCCTTTACATACTGTCGGGTAATTTAATCTatagcaatgcatcatattctttTATATCATCGTATGTTTGTAGCATcactgtcctgtgagaaccatgtATCTCTGAAACGTCAACTTTTCATCGAGTTGCCCTGTTTTCTGCTTCATGatgatgcattttccagctaaTTCAAGAAGagttttaaatactttatttaGCTTAAGAAGGAAGTAGGAGAATGTTCTCAACACATAAGGGgacacttcatccttcagtgaATCACAAAGACTCAaaatcaacacatctggagatagATGGCTCTCACTGGACAGGAAAACTTACACTCTGAAGAGTAACTAAAGATGTCAGACAAATGTGGTGCAGTAGACAATAgttacctctgagatgtagttgagcagaagtataaagttgcataaaatggaaatactcaagtaaagtataaGTACCCTGActctgtacttaagtacaaaacTTGAGTAATGTACTCATTTACATCCCACCAATGCTGTTCATCTTGCAGTGTTAAAGCCACTGTAATATGCTGTGAATAGATCAAGACTGATCATGTAATAAAGcaattgtttttgtcagtcagtgacAGCAGTGGGAGGAATAATTTAAGTCCTTTACTAAATAACCATACATTTACAAAAGTACCCTTCCTGCAGAAGAATTGCACCATGTCTATCTGTGTagtaagaaaattaaacttCTGTGTTTCtatgaggaggtggaggtctTATTAATGACATGTTAAGAAATTCTGTGAGCATTAACAAAGTAAACCTGCTCTTATTATGTATGAACTTTCATATCCCCCTGGTTGACCAAATCTGCTCCATTTATTTGATCCCTTTTGTATGTTCTAGTcatgttccttttttaaaaaaaagatgagagaaATAAAGTATGACACAGCCCACCTTTAGTGGGATGAAATTCTcaacttcaaaacaaacaaacgcaTCAGTCAGTACTGGTGTACATATGGATGTACCTTGTTAGGATTTATCAGTTGACACAACAGTCTTTCAGAATGGGAAACTTTTTATTTGACAAACAAGACAAATGCAAAAAACATGAATGCCAATGAGCACAAACAGATATAAGAGGTAAAAAGGAAGAACATTGTCAGTTATagtacaaaaacattttatatgttacaattcattttaagtgaCATCAC from Epinephelus moara isolate mb chromosome 4, YSFRI_EMoa_1.0, whole genome shotgun sequence encodes the following:
- the si:ch211-107m4.1 gene encoding heterogeneous nuclear ribonucleoprotein U-like protein 2, with the translated sequence MKLTDIKKLKVAELRSRLKELGLDSKGLKAELLGRLWSALEAEQNGKDGDDEEVKLQSDSSLTPSIATETVEVCAPPSSPPTRDGVTEQCKPDCTREYTDTSTQTDPGLTTLQHSSEFVSTLQQVSECVSETVPVYQEEEGEGIVQQGGAEDPGEDRRAVSSEEMGRGRAFYEFKEEIRYKRAKSPEPPVDRVEAEEEDEDKVRLNPYDSHLHFEVGPDGACGQPRFWARFPLLWSGCRLTHGVLQGRVGFEVRLERTLLTTQLEGQDDHHGLRVGWSLADASLLLGEDEFSFAYDGRGKKVSGGKEEEFGEPFSEGDIIGCYASFSTDGAVQLSFYKNGRFMGEAFSLSSSGCALFPHVLCKSCSVRILLDPTAHNSPWYPGPPGFTPLAALPAGQRVRTTSPPTSRAQCEVLLMVGLPGSGKSHWARTQMKKHPEKQYRLLGTEELLACMISGGQRDSRLQQASQCLTDLIKIAAQSPGNYILDQCNILFSARRYKLQLFTGFRRQVVVVFPSADVWKRRLSQHQTSDGEQIPETALLKLQVSYTLPEQQSDVLEELQYVELPQEQAQMLLQEFKDEARRLLPPVPKQEKKKPRLHKKRPYPYGPPPSHRIQWSGHNGWSDTRFNVQPWRQQPRYWSVPYQDQGYYYRDVGYSGYEGYC